Sequence from the Corallococcus sp. EGB genome:
CCCATGAAGCCCCTCTGCGCCTCCACCCTCCTGCCGTCCCCGCTCCTCGCTCGCGCGCGGGACGCGAACGGCGCGGAGTCCTCCGCCAGCCCCGCGCCCCTCACCCCGGGCGACGTCTGGACCTGGCATGAAGCCCTCGCCGCGCGAGGCCTCGCCCGCCAGGGCTCCAGCTCCCGCGTGTACTGCCACACGGGCCTGGTGGACCGGCTGCCATCGCCCGGCACGCCGGGGCCGGAGCTGCGCGAGCACCTGCGCGGCTCACAGGAGGCGCTGCTCGCGGAGCTGGCGCGCGCCATGGGCACCTTCCCGGACGGCGGCGAGGTGCTGGACGTGGGCAGCGTCCTGGGCGGCAGCGCGCTGTACTGGGCCCAGGAGCACCGCGCGCGTGTGACGGCGATGGTGACCGTGCCCACGCACCTGGAGCAGGTGCGCCGCTTCGCGCACGAGGCCGGCGTGGGCTCGCGCGTGCAGCCCCGGCTGTGCACGAACGAGCCGCCCCGCCACCCCGAGGCCTATGACGCCGTCATCGCCGTGGAGAACACCTGCGCCACGCCCCGCGCGGAGTGGCTGCGCGGCATGCACACCCGGCTCCGGCCCGGCGGCATGCTGGCCGTCGCGGACTGCTTCTGGGTGCGCCCGGACGCAGTGCACCCGTCCGCGGATGCGTGGAGCCGGCACCTGGGCAGCGTGAACGCGTTCCTCGCCGACGCGCGCGAGGCGGGCCTGGAGCTGGAGGCCCACGACGACGTGTCCGCGCGGGCGGTGGGCTTCTGGACGCTGAGCTCGGAGCTGCGCGTCCACGAACACCTGGCCCGCGGCCCCGCGGACGCCCGCAGCCTGCGCGCCGCGCTCAACGCCGCCCGCGCCGAGTCGCGCCGCGAGCACGTGTGGCTGCAACAGGGGCTGCTCGATGGCGGCCTGGAGTACGCGCTGCTCGTGCTGCGCCGCGAAGGGTGATCCGCCCGAGCATCCCTCCAGGCGCCCGCTCCCCGGCCGGTGGGGCGGACGGCCTGGCGGAGCCGGGTCCCCGGACGATGCCCTCGCGTCGCCCCGCCCCCAGCCTTCGGTTCGTCACACCAACATGGGGGTCGATCATGATGGGTTTCACGCGATGGATGGTGCTGGGCGTGGTGGCCGGGGCGATGGCCCTGACCGGGTGTCGGAGCAACGACCGCTCGCAGGAGAGCATGGGCGGCGGAACGGGCGGATCCGGAAGCAGCCACAGCACCAAGGGCTCCAGTACCAGCTCGGGGAGTGAGCAGGGCACGGGCGGATCCGGTTCGACGATGGAGCAGGGCACGGGCGGCGGCGGCTACGACGCGGGCACGGGCGGCTCCGGCTACGACGCGGGCACGGGTGGCTCCGGCATGGAGGGCACCGGCGGCTCGGGCGGCTCCTCGACACAGGGCAATGACATGAACTCGTCCGGCGGCAACAACAGCACCGGGACGGGGGGCGGCGGCAGCATGGGCGGCTCGGGGAACGAGACCACCCACTAGGCCGTGAAGCGGCGCGGGCGGCCTCCGTGGCGCGCCCGCGCCCTCTTTCCTCGAACCTTTTCCGTGCGGAGCCTCGCGCGAAGCGCAAGTGGCCTGGACGCGCGTCCCACGCGCCGGGTTTCCACCGGCGGACGCCGCGTAGGACCGGGGGACACCTTCCGTGTCCACCAGCGCATCACCCCAGGGGGTGGGAAAGTCGGGCAGGCGGCAGGACTCGGGTACGGTGGGCGCACGATGCGCTTCTCCTTCGTGCACGCCGCGGATCTCCACCTGGACACGCCATTCCGAGGAGTGGCCACGCACGGCCCCCTCCTGGAGCGCTTCCAGCAATCCACCTTCCATGCGCTCGCGCGCATCGTGGACGTGTGCCTGCGCGAGCGCGTGACGTTCCTGCTGCTGGCCGGGGACCTGTTCGACGTGAAGGACCGCTCGGTGCGCGCCCGGCTGGCGCTGCGCGCGGAGCTGGCGCGGCTGGACCGCGCGGACATCCAGACCTTCATCGTCCACGGCAACCATGATCCGCTGAGCGGCGACACCGGCACGCTGGGGCTGCCCGCGTCGGTGAAGGTGTTCGGCCCGGAGTGGGAGGACGTGGAGGTGCGACGCGAGGGCCGGCGCCTGTGCCACGTGCAGGGCGTGTCCTATCCGGACGTGGAGGTGCGCGAGAACCTGTCCGCCAGGTTCCGCCGCACCGGCGAGCACTTCAGCGTGGGCCTGCTGCACGCGAACCTGGGCGGCGACGCGGGCCACGCGAACTACGCGCCCTGCACGGCCGCGGACCTGGCGGCGGGCGGGCTGGACTACTGGGCGCTGGGCCACGTGCACACGCGCGCGGAGCACCTGCTGCCCGGAGGCGGCGTGGCCGTGTACCCGGGCAACCCGCAGGGCCGGCACGTGCACGAGACGGGCGAGCGCGGCTGCGTGGTGGTGGACGTGGAGGACGGCGTCGCGCGCAGGCGGTTCGTGCCGGTGGATCGCGTGCGGTGGCACCGGCTGGACGTGCCGCTCGCGGGCGTCACGTCGCTGGACATGCTCCAGGCGGTGGCCACGGAGGTCGTGGAGTCGCGGTGCGCGGAGGACTTCGACGGGCACGCGGTGCGCCTCACGCTGGCCGGACGCGGGCCGCTGCACCGGGAGCTTGCGCGGCCCGGAGCGCGCACGCAGCTGGAAGCGGACCTGCGCGAGCGGCTGGCGCGGGCGCATCCGCCGGTGCTGCTGGAGTCGCTGCGCGATGGCAGCCGGCCGGAGGTGGACCTGGAGGCGGTGCGCGCCGGAGGCGGCTTCCTGGGCACGCTGCTGGAAGAGGCGGAGGCGCTGTCCCACGACGGCGCGGCGCTCGCGGCGCTGTGGGACGACGAGGACCTGACGACGCTGGGGCAGCGGCTCAAGCGGCTGGGCGTGGACGCGCTGGAGGCGCCGCGGCCGGAGCTGGTGGCGCAGGCCGGGCAGCGCGGCGTGGAGCAGCTCCACGAGGAGGCATCATGAAGCCGGGCCTGCGCATCACCCGCTTCCAGGTGGACGGCTTCGGGCACTTCCGGGGCTACTCGGGGACGCCGGGCCCGGGGCTCACGCTGCTGTACGGGCCCAACGAGGCGGGCAAGAGCACGCTGCTGGCGTTCCTGCGCGGCGTGCTGTTCGGCTTCGAGAAGCGCGGCCAGCCGGAGCGCTACGAACCGGAGGGCGCGCTCTTCGGCGGAGAGCTGTGGCTGGACACGGCGGCCGGCCCGCTGGTGGTGCGCCGCCACGGTGGCAAGCGCGCGTCGGAGGGCGCGCTCACGGTGCGCGGCCCCGAGGGCCAGCCGCTGCCGGAGACCTTGCTGGAGCAGGCGCTGGCGGACGTGCCGCGCGAGCTGTTCTACGAGGTGTTCGCCTTCCGTCTGGACGAGCTGTCCTCGTTCCAGCGGCTCGCGCAGCAGCAAGGCGTGTCGGAGGCGCTGTTCGCCGCGGGCATGCAGGGCGCCCGGCGGTTGCCGGAGGCGGTGGAGCGGCTGCGCAAGGACTCGGAAGCGCTGTACCTGCCGCGCGGCCAGAAGAAGGAACTGAACCTGGTGATGAAGGACCTGGAGGAGGTGCAGCAGAGGCTGCGAGAGGCGGGGGACCGGCCCGCGCTCTACTTCTCCACGCGCGACCTGCTGGCGGAGCGCGTCGCGGAGGGCCACGCGCTGGAGGTGGCGCGCAAGCACACCGAGCACGCGCTGGACCACGCCTCGCGGCTGGAGTCCGCGCTGGCGGACCTGGCGGTGCTCGCGCGCGACCGGGCGGAGCTGGCCACGCTGCCGGCGCTGGACACCTTCCCGCCGGGCGCGGAGACGCGGCTGGAGGACGTGCTCCAGCGGCGCAAGATGTACCGCGCCCAGCAGGCGCAGCTGCACGAGAGGCTCACCCCCATCGAGGAGGCCCGGGAGCGGCTGGCGGCGCCCTGGCCCGTGCGTGAACGCGCCGAGTCCCTGCGCGCGGCGCTGGCCACGTACTCCGGCCACTCGGAGCAGCTTCGCGGCTTGCCCGCGCGCAGGGCGGCGCTCACGTCGCGGCGGCGGCAGCTGGAGCAGTCGCTGGGAGAGCTGGGGCTCGCGGTGGACGCGGGCGGGCTGCTCGCGTTGGACCTGGGCTCGCGGGCGCGGGGAGAGCTGGAGTCGCTCGCGGCGCGGTTGGATGCGGCGGACGCGGCGCTCGCGCAGGCGGAGGCGGAGCAGGCGCGCACGCGTGAGGAGCGGGCGCGGCTGGCGGCGGCCCTGTCGCGGGTCCAGGCGGAGGTGGAGACCCTTCCCGATGCGCGGCCCGCGCAGGTGCGGCAGCGGCAGGCGGCGGTGGGGCGGATGCGCGCGGCGCGCGGGGACCTGGAGCGCCTGGCCGAGCAGCGCATGGAGCAGCGCCGCCAGATGGACGGCGTGCGGGCCCCCACGGACGCGGTGCCGATGCGCTCGCTGCTGCCGCTGTCGTGGGTGGTGGCGGCGGCCCTGGTGGCGCTGGGGTTCGCGGCGCTCGCGGCGTGGCTCGCGGGTCCGTCGGTGGGCGGGCTGTGCGCGGTGGGCGGGCTGTTGCTGGTGGGGCTGTTGCTGTTCGTGCGCCATCGCGTGGAGGCGGCGCGGCAGGCCAGCCTGGAGGCGCAGGCGGCGCGGCACCGCTGGCGGCAGCAGGAGGAGGAGCGCTTCCGCTCGACGCAGGCGGCGATGAGCGCGCGCGAGGAGCTGCTCCAGCGGGAGCTCCTGCATGCCTCCGGCGCGGCGGGGCTGTCTCCGGGCGCGTCGCTCGCGGACCTGGCCGCGCAGGAGTCACAGCTCGCGGAGCTGCTGACGCAGGCCGAGCGGCGCGAGCTGCTCCTGCGCGAAGAGGACGCGCTGCGCACGGCCTGGGACGCGGCGGTGCACGAGGACCAGCGCGCGGAGGAGGCGCGGCTGCGCGCGAGCCAGCGCGAGGAGGTGCTGCGCGAGGAGTGGGCGGCGTTCCTGGTGGCGCGCAGCTTCCCGGAGACCCTCTCCGCGGCCTCGGCGCTGACGCTGTGGCACGACGCCGCGGCGCTGCGGCAGCGGCTGCTGGACCTGCGCACGGACGAAGAGGAGTTCACCGTGGCGGAGACCGCGTGCGAGGCGGTGACGGCGCGGCTGCTCCAGGAGGCCCGGGCAGCGGGCCTGCCGCCGGGCCCCGCGGAGACCGTGGCCGCGCGCGTGTCCGTGGCGTTGGAGGAGGTGCGCTCCCGCGCGGCGGATCAGCGGCACCTGGACGGCCAGCGCGGCGAGCTGCTCGCGGAGAAGGCGCGGCTGGACCAACTGGTGCTGGACGAGGACCAGGCCTGGGAGGCGCTGCTCGCGGAAGGCGGATGCCAGGACGAAGCCACCCTCCGCCGCCGCGCGGTGCAGGCGCGCAGGTACACGGAGCTGATGGGCCGGGTCCGGGAGCACGGCCAGCGCGTGCAGGCGCTCACGGGGCTGGACGAGGCGGCAGCCCGCGAAGCGGTGCACGCGGCGGGCGGTGAGGCGGGCTTGAAGGACCAGCTCGCCACGCTGCGCGAGCGCCACCGGACGGAAGGCGAACGGCACAAGGCGGTGCTCACGGAGCAGGGCAGCCTGAAGACGCAGCTGTCGCAGTGGGAGAACGACGACCGCGTAGCGAGGCTGCGCATCCAGGAGGAGACGCTGCGGGCGAAGGCGGCGGAGCTGGCCACGCGCTACGCGGCGGATCGGCTGACGCTGGCGCTGCTGGGCCGCGCGCGCCGGAGGTTCGAGGAGGAGCAGCAGCCGCGCGTCATCCAACGGGCCAGCGAGCTGTTCTCGGAGCTGACGGCGGGGCGCTACCGCCGCGTCTTCATCCCGGCCGGCGACGCGCGCGAGCTGAGGGTGAGCGACGGGACGAAGGACTGGGGCGCGGAGCAGCTGTCGCGAGGCACGCGGGAGCAGCTGTTCCTCGCGTTCCGGCTGGCCGTCATCCGTGACTTCGGAGAGACGCGGGGCGCGCTGCCGCTCATCACGGACGACGTCCTGGTGAACTTCGATTCGGAAAGGGCCCGGGGCGCGGTGCGGCTCTTCGCGAGGCTGGCGGAAGCCCACCAGGTCATCGCCTTCACCTGCCACCCGTGGCTGCGCGAGCACTTCGAAGCGGAGGGCGCCCACGTCCTGGAGCTGCCCGGCGCCTCGAAGTCGCCCCGCGAAGGTCTGCGGGTCGTCTCCGGTGGGTAGGCGCACAAAAAAATACTGGGAGCGCGCCCCCTCGACGCGCTCCCAGTAACTCAACCCCTCCCCCGAGGGGTCCCCCTCTCGGATGCGGCCCCCAAAGCTCCGCATCCGTCCTGCTTTTCCTTCAAGACGTCGACTGCCAAAAACCTTGAGTCCCGGAAGATCGACCCCCGAAACCCGTGTCCCCCTCTGCCCGGTCCGCTCTGCGTCCCGAGCCCTTGGATCCCGGTGGCTCTGCCCCCAGCATCCCCACCTCGACTTCAAATACGTCGGCCGCCAAAAACCTTGGCGTGGGCCTGCTTTTTTTCGCCGTCGCCTCTGAAGCGACCAACCTGACGGGCCGCGCCAAGGCCTGCGTCAGCCCTCCTGCTACAGTCGCCCACCCTGGAGGGGCGCCATGCGGAAGCCGTCGGCGATGGTCATCGGAGGGGGCGTGCTCCTGCTCCTCATTGGAGCCGGGGCCTTCTGGGGGTTGCGCCCCACCCCACCGGCGTCCAGCCCGCCCCCCGCCCCCCGCGCCGACCGCCGGCAGCTCCCCGCCACACCGCCCCCGCCTCCCCAGGGCGCCCTCCAGGTCAGGGGCCGCGTCGTCGACCTCCAGGGAAACCCCGTCGCCAATATCGAAGTCTCCGCCTCCGTGGGCCTCCCCGGGGAGACCCTGACGGAGCTGCCGTGCGACCCGGATTCGCCTGGCGTCTCCCTGGTCTCAGCGGACTGCGAATCCGCCGCCGCCCTCCGCTGGGTCCGGGAGCTGGTGGAGGCCCGCCGGGGCGGCGCCTTCGTCCTGTCGCGCACCACCTCCGCCGGGGACGGAACCTTCACCCTGGAGGGACTGCCCCAGGGAAAGGTCGCCCTCTGGGCCCTGGGCTCGCAGGGCGCGGGGCTCCTGGAGGGCGTCGTCACCGGCACCCGGGACGTGACGCTGGAACTCCAGTCCAGCCACACGCTCACCGGCCGCGTGGTGGACGAGGACGGCGCCCCGCTCGCCCAGGCCCGGGTGACCCTGCTGCACACGGGCACGGCGCGCTCCTTCGAGACGAAAACGGGCGCGGACGGCCGCTTCTCCCTGGGCCCGCTGCCCACCGAGGAGACCTACAGCCTCCTCGCCGCCCACCCCGGGACGCTCTCCGAGTGGATGGAGGACGTGGCCCCGGCCGCCCTGCCGGAGGACATCGTGCTGTTCGCGCCCCGGCGCATCGTGGGCACGGTGGTGGATGGGGAGCAGCCCGTCGCCGGCGCCACCGTCACGGAGGTCGGCGGTGAGCGCGTCGCCACCACCGACGCCCAGGGGCACTTCACCTTCGACGGCCTGTCCCTTGACGACTACACCCTGGAGGCGGAGCAGGGCGGCCTCCAGGCGCGCGAGGCGGTGAAGGTCACGGAGGACCAGCGCGAGGTCCAGGTGACGCTGCGCCTGGGCACCTCCTTCTTCGTGGAGGCCACCGTGCGCGACTCCGCCGGCGCCCCCGTGGCCAACGCCGAGGTGAGCACCGAACTTCCCCATGAGCTCACCGAGCACTTCGGCACCCTCGTCTTCCAGGAGCTCGGCACCACCGGCGCGGACGGCCGCGTGCGCCTGGGCCCCCTCCAGGCCCACGACTACACCTTCAAGGTGGAGGCGGACCGGATGCTGGACCTCACCGCGGTCCGCACCGTGACCGCGGGCGGCCCCCCACTGGAGTTCGTCCTCTCCCCCGCCGTCCTCGTGGAGGGCCATGTCACCGACGCCGCGGGCAAGCCGTTGGCGGAAGTCTCCCTGTCGCTGCGTCCACCGCCCCGGAAGCGTCCGGAGGGCGCGCCTCCGCCCCTGCAAGAGCGCTCCTTCATCGTGATGCACCCGCGCATCGAGGCGCCCCTCACCTTCGACGCCACCACCGACGCGGAAGGCCACTTCGCCATCAAGGTGGACCAGCCCCTCTCCGGCACCCTCACCGTCGAGGCCGAGGGCTACCTGCCGCGCCAGCTCCAGGCCCGGGCCCCCACGTCCGGCCTGAAGCTGGTCCTGGACTCGGGCGCCACGGTGCGTGGCACCGTGACGAGCTCGCACGGCACGCCCGTCAACGAGGTGGACGTCTCCCTGGTGAGACAGCAGGAGGAAGCGCCGCCGAGGCGCCCTCACGAAAGTCCGGACGAAGCTCCAGACGAAGCCCCGGACGACGAGGATGAACGCCGCACCTTCGCGGGCACCACGGGCGAGGACGGCCGCTTCGTCATCCAGGGCCTGCCCCCGGGCACCTACATCGCGTGGATGCGCGCCACCACCGGCGGCTACGAGCGCCGCGTGCCTGACCGCGTGGTGCTGCGGGGCTCGGAGACGGTGGAGCTGGCGCTGCGCATGGACCTGGACGGCCGGGTGGGCGGCATCGTCGTGGACACGGAAGGCCGGCCCCTGGCGGGCGTCTCCGTGGACGCCACCGCGAAGGAGGACCCAGACAGCGACGGCCGCTCGTACTCCCCCCTCTCCGCGGTGACCGGCCCGGACGGCCGCTTCGTCCTGGAGCCGCTGGCGCGCGACTGGGACTACGAGCTGGTGGCGATGAAGCGGGGCTACGCCATT
This genomic interval carries:
- a CDS encoding cyclopropane-fatty-acyl-phospholipid synthase family protein gives rise to the protein MKPLCASTLLPSPLLARARDANGAESSASPAPLTPGDVWTWHEALAARGLARQGSSSRVYCHTGLVDRLPSPGTPGPELREHLRGSQEALLAELARAMGTFPDGGEVLDVGSVLGGSALYWAQEHRARVTAMVTVPTHLEQVRRFAHEAGVGSRVQPRLCTNEPPRHPEAYDAVIAVENTCATPRAEWLRGMHTRLRPGGMLAVADCFWVRPDAVHPSADAWSRHLGSVNAFLADAREAGLELEAHDDVSARAVGFWTLSSELRVHEHLARGPADARSLRAALNAARAESRREHVWLQQGLLDGGLEYALLVLRREG
- a CDS encoding DNA repair exonuclease, with amino-acid sequence MRFSFVHAADLHLDTPFRGVATHGPLLERFQQSTFHALARIVDVCLRERVTFLLLAGDLFDVKDRSVRARLALRAELARLDRADIQTFIVHGNHDPLSGDTGTLGLPASVKVFGPEWEDVEVRREGRRLCHVQGVSYPDVEVRENLSARFRRTGEHFSVGLLHANLGGDAGHANYAPCTAADLAAGGLDYWALGHVHTRAEHLLPGGGVAVYPGNPQGRHVHETGERGCVVVDVEDGVARRRFVPVDRVRWHRLDVPLAGVTSLDMLQAVATEVVESRCAEDFDGHAVRLTLAGRGPLHRELARPGARTQLEADLRERLARAHPPVLLESLRDGSRPEVDLEAVRAGGGFLGTLLEEAEALSHDGAALAALWDDEDLTTLGQRLKRLGVDALEAPRPELVAQAGQRGVEQLHEEAS
- a CDS encoding AAA family ATPase, whose protein sequence is MKPGLRITRFQVDGFGHFRGYSGTPGPGLTLLYGPNEAGKSTLLAFLRGVLFGFEKRGQPERYEPEGALFGGELWLDTAAGPLVVRRHGGKRASEGALTVRGPEGQPLPETLLEQALADVPRELFYEVFAFRLDELSSFQRLAQQQGVSEALFAAGMQGARRLPEAVERLRKDSEALYLPRGQKKELNLVMKDLEEVQQRLREAGDRPALYFSTRDLLAERVAEGHALEVARKHTEHALDHASRLESALADLAVLARDRAELATLPALDTFPPGAETRLEDVLQRRKMYRAQQAQLHERLTPIEEARERLAAPWPVRERAESLRAALATYSGHSEQLRGLPARRAALTSRRRQLEQSLGELGLAVDAGGLLALDLGSRARGELESLAARLDAADAALAQAEAEQARTREERARLAAALSRVQAEVETLPDARPAQVRQRQAAVGRMRAARGDLERLAEQRMEQRRQMDGVRAPTDAVPMRSLLPLSWVVAAALVALGFAALAAWLAGPSVGGLCAVGGLLLVGLLLFVRHRVEAARQASLEAQAARHRWRQQEEERFRSTQAAMSAREELLQRELLHASGAAGLSPGASLADLAAQESQLAELLTQAERRELLLREEDALRTAWDAAVHEDQRAEEARLRASQREEVLREEWAAFLVARSFPETLSAASALTLWHDAAALRQRLLDLRTDEEEFTVAETACEAVTARLLQEARAAGLPPGPAETVAARVSVALEEVRSRAADQRHLDGQRGELLAEKARLDQLVLDEDQAWEALLAEGGCQDEATLRRRAVQARRYTELMGRVREHGQRVQALTGLDEAAAREAVHAAGGEAGLKDQLATLRERHRTEGERHKAVLTEQGSLKTQLSQWENDDRVARLRIQEETLRAKAAELATRYAADRLTLALLGRARRRFEEEQQPRVIQRASELFSELTAGRYRRVFIPAGDARELRVSDGTKDWGAEQLSRGTREQLFLAFRLAVIRDFGETRGALPLITDDVLVNFDSERARGAVRLFARLAEAHQVIAFTCHPWLREHFEAEGAHVLELPGASKSPREGLRVVSGG
- a CDS encoding carboxypeptidase regulatory-like domain-containing protein, producing MRKPSAMVIGGGVLLLLIGAGAFWGLRPTPPASSPPPAPRADRRQLPATPPPPPQGALQVRGRVVDLQGNPVANIEVSASVGLPGETLTELPCDPDSPGVSLVSADCESAAALRWVRELVEARRGGAFVLSRTTSAGDGTFTLEGLPQGKVALWALGSQGAGLLEGVVTGTRDVTLELQSSHTLTGRVVDEDGAPLAQARVTLLHTGTARSFETKTGADGRFSLGPLPTEETYSLLAAHPGTLSEWMEDVAPAALPEDIVLFAPRRIVGTVVDGEQPVAGATVTEVGGERVATTDAQGHFTFDGLSLDDYTLEAEQGGLQAREAVKVTEDQREVQVTLRLGTSFFVEATVRDSAGAPVANAEVSTELPHELTEHFGTLVFQELGTTGADGRVRLGPLQAHDYTFKVEADRMLDLTAVRTVTAGGPPLEFVLSPAVLVEGHVTDAAGKPLAEVSLSLRPPPRKRPEGAPPPLQERSFIVMHPRIEAPLTFDATTDAEGHFAIKVDQPLSGTLTVEAEGYLPRQLQARAPTSGLKLVLDSGATVRGTVTSSHGTPVNEVDVSLVRQQEEAPPRRPHESPDEAPDEAPDDEDERRTFAGTTGEDGRFVIQGLPPGTYIAWMRATTGGYERRVPDRVVLRGSETVELALRMDLDGRVGGIVVDTEGRPLAGVSVDATAKEDPDSDGRSYSPLSAVTGPDGRFVLEPLARDWDYELVAMKRGYAIPRPPGAPHDDTSVLGPHDETAEEMSDRIDRWMEDQEGPKVMARAGNMDVRIVMAYQGRVTGRLVRQDGTPITRFTVNEEAVRDPKGAFTLFVNEPGPQHLTFEVPGHALTQRDVDVPAGRDVDLGTVRVDTGHAIKGRVVDDATGTPLAGVTVSLSLPQQDVANAEHAESFADTLTGPDGTFQLPAVEPRPYVLTVQESTHASLERTVGPTEDTLELRLPAATRLEVAVRDAQGNPVSSTLSAISKTDPAELQFAQAGNGMALFRDLKPGDYAVKLAGRNFITALPQLVHVEPQRVTRMDLPVSTKGTRLTLRWSERGAQGTPYLIPGRIPAPSESTSAVEVQWLRELAVMPETLRGNVWRFLPPGTYTLLVLREHEGRWLSFREDVTVGAGDVQEVEVPALPW